The window AGATGTCGGTCGTTGAGAGTTGGAAGGGGTACGCGTGGTTTCCGTCCCTGGACGCTGCCGTGGTGCTGGATCGGAGCGGCGAACTCTCGCGATACGCCAGCGTACTTGTGGGGGGGCCGCCTGAGCGCGGGGGGGCTGCGGAGGTGGAGCGGCTCATGCTGAACCTTACGAACCTGATGCTCTTTGGAGCAAACGTGCTCAACCGTGGCGAGTTTGCACGCGCCTGGGCCTTGCTCAGCAGGGCACATGAGTATCTCTTAAAGCTGATCCGCCTATCCGAAGGCACGACTGCGCACTGGCCGACCCCATCGCGTGCGTTGGAGAGTGACCTCTCGCCAGCTACCTACGAGCGCTACGTGACCTGTACCGCCGGCGCACAGCCTGATGAGCTGTTCTCCGCGTACCGGGCATCCTGGACATGGTTCAAAGAACTCGCGCAGGAGCCGAAGAAGACGCTGAACATCACGATCCCTCCTTCGATAGCACAGAAGGTCGACGAGCTTCTCAGCCAGGCGTACTCATCACCGAGTGGCGCCGCGTCTGGCGGATGATCGTGGGTGATGGCGTGGGAAGCCGCGAAGGTGGTTTTGGAGCATACGTTGCGTTTCCAGCGCCTGGATCGACCGCGTTGCCCGAGAGCGGAGCCGCGCTTGCCATGAGGTGCTCCGTAACTTGCGCGCACCACCTGGCGCGGCCCCCCCTGCATGAGCTCTGGCCCAACGACCCCGTCGGCAACCACATCGAGATCTACGCACGCCTGATCGACGCTGAACTCGTCGAGATGCCAGTCGACCAAGAACCGCTCGTCTCAGCGGCGGCCCTCAGTTCATACATGGTGTGAACACCCAGGTTCGTTACGCGTTCATAATGACGCCGATGTCTACTTCGGATGAGACCGCGTCCCCCCCTCCGGGTAGACCACGTGACGAGACGGCGCGAGCTTTCCTCCCCACAGCGCCGTTGAAGCCTCAGGGAGGGGTGCTCTGGAGGTAGCCGTTATCCCCCCAGCAGGTCACCTCACCCGCGTTATTGATCGCACAGGAGTGACGGTGCCCGACGCTGATCTGGGCGAAGGTTTCGGGGGCCGCGGGGGTGTCGGTGATCTGGTCATCATCATCGCGGCCCCAGCAGGTCACGGTGCCCGTGTCGTGGAGCGCACAGGTGTGGAACGTCCCAGCGCTGACCTGCACCACCGGCGCCAGGGACATGGAGCCTGAGACCTGGTTGTAGGAATCGTCCCCCCAACAACTTACCCCACCGGATGCGTCGACGGCGCAGGTATGGAAATCTCCGGCGTCGAGTTGCACAACGTCGCTAAGGCTGCTCGGTACCGTCAGTTGACCTTCGTCGTTATCCCCCCAGCAGGTGACAGTGCCATCCCTTTTGAGAACGCAGGTATGGCGGGTGCCTGCGCTGACGTGCTTTACCGCCGATAGAGAGGCGGGCACGGTGCTCTGGTCGTAGTTGTCGCGACCCCAGCACGTCACCAGGCCATCTTCATCGAGCGCACAGCTGTGGTCTCTGCCGGCGCTGACCTGCACGATTTCGTCAAGGGCTGCGGGCACATCGCATTGGCCATAGTTGTTCATTCCCCAACAGCTCACCTGGCCATCCGTGTTGAGCGCGCACATCGAGTTGTACCCGGAGCTCACCCGGGTCACCGTACCGAGGGAGCCGGGCACGGTAGTTTGACCGTAGTCGTTGTTGGCGTTGGGTTGCCCCCAGCAGATCACCTGGTGGTTTTCGTTGACCATACAGGTGTGTGAGGCTCCCGCGCTCACGTGCGGGCGAAAGGTTGAGGTGCACTCGCGGTCGCTCGTCGGGGTCGGCGGTGTGGACTCACTCTCGCCGGGCGAGCAGACCGTGAGAGGTGTGCATTCGCGGTCGCTGGTGGGAGTAGGGGCTGTCGACTGGAACTCGTCTGAGGTGCACGCGGTGAGCGCCGTGCACTCACGGTCGCTGGTGGGAGTGGGGGCCGTCGACTGGTACTCGTCTGAGGTGCACACGGTGAGCGCCGTGCACTCACGGTCGCTGGTCGGCGTCGGCGGCGTTGATTCAAATTCGTTGGAGGCGCAGACACTCAGGGCGGTGCACACGCGGTCATGTGTCGCATCACCCTCATCGTCGGCGTGTTGGGTGGCGGTGCATGCGGTGCGCGCGACACACTCCGTGGCAGGGTTAGCGTCGTGATCCCAGGTGTCTGCCCCGGTGCCGCAGTGTGTGATCGGGGCCTCGCCGCCGGCGCAGTATTGACCCGACGCGCAGGCGTTGCAGTCGGTCGATGAAGACGCAGATTGGACCGTTCCGGCGGGGCAGACGTCAGGCTCAAGGCACACCGTCTGGTTGGGGCCCGAGGTCGACGTCCCATCTTCGCAAGGCGCGCATTCTCGATCGCTCGTGGGGCTGCCTGCCGCGACCACAAACTCGCCAGCCACGCACATCGTCCAATCCGTGCAGCTTGCTGCATTGGTCTCGGTGCTGAATGTGCCGCTCGAACACGCGGCGCACTCACGGTCGCTGGTGGGGGTGGCCTCCGCGCGAACATACTCGCCAGGGGCGCAGTCATTGAGAGGATAGCATTCGCCATCATCAGCTGCGTATTCCCCGGAATCGCACTCCGGGATGGGGATGCACTCCGAGCCGTCATCGGCCAGGTATTCGTCGGGACCGCAGTCGAGAACATCGTTGTCCTCCACGTCGCTATCTTCACCCCCGTCGAAGGTGGCATCTTCGCCTGCATCGTCTTCGGTGATATCGGCATCTTCGTGCTCGCACCCTGTATCAGCCTGTGGCGAGCAGGGCGCCTGCGCCGTACTGCTTCCGCCGCAGCCCGCACCAAAGAGGAGCGCAATCAGCAGCGCGGCTGGCAACCAGGAGGATGTTGAGACCTGTGATGAGATAGGGGCAATTCGATCGAAGTGGGGAGTGTGGAGCATTTTAAGAACAACCCATCATGAGGGGAGACATCCTGACGTTAAAGGGTCGGACGAGCAGGACATATCCTTGAAAAACTGGATAAGACGATGTGCGACAGAGCATAACGGGCGATCCAATCGGGCTCAAGCGCCGCTTCATCCGATGCATCGAGGGTTCTGTCCGAGGGCAAGAGCGAGCGAGCATCGCCTGCGGTTCATGGTGAGCGTGACGCCCTGTGGCGTGAGGCCTACGACATAATGATGCGATGACAGTTGCGTGAATATGATGACCGGTCTACATTGGTGCCGAACGTGACGATGAACTTTGGTGGCAAGGGAGCTACGCATGAGCAAAGGCGAAGAAACACGCGAGCGGATGATCACGACGGCGACCCGTCTTTTTCAGGCGCAGGGCTATGCGGCGACGGGACTCAAGCAGATTCTCAGCGAGAGCGGCACGCCCCGAGGCTCGCTCTATTTTCATTTCCCAGACGGCAAAGAAGAGCTCGCCGTCGAAGTTGTAGCTCGCCACGGTGAGGACTTCGCGCAGACGTTGGAAGAGGTGATGAACGCCTCGCCAGACGCCGTCACAAGCGCCCGGCAGATCGTCGACCTGCTCGCCAGGGAGTGTGAGGCCACCGCCTGTCAGACCGGCTGCCCGGTGGGGGCCATTGCCTTCGAGATGGCCAACACCTCGGAGAGACTTCGTAAGGCCACCCGCGAGGTCTTTGAGCGATGGAGCGGCATCCTCGCCAGGCGCTTGAGCGCCGACGGCATCTCTCCCGACGACGCTCGTCAACGCGCGCGCGCCGCGATTTGCGCGATCGAAGGGGCGCTCGTGCTGACTCGCGCGTACGGCGATGCCAGCATTCTTCACGACCTTCGGGAGAGGCTTCCCGCGTTGCTTTCCGACTGAGCTTTCGTTTCGTATCGCCCGCGCGTTGCCTAACGCGCACAAAACCGGCCCGTAGAGAGGCCTCTTTCTTCTGGAGATGATAATATGATGACCGGTCTGCATTTTGATATTGTTCTTGTGACAGGAGCCACTGGATTTATCGGCCGCTGGTTGCTCCTCGAACTCACAGCGAATGGGGTCGAGGTGTGCGCGCTGATCCGCAACCCCGAGGCGCGTCTTCCGGAGCTGCGCGCATGGGTGAACGCGAGGGGAGGGGATGGCGCAAAGCTGCACGCTGCGGCCTTTGATTTGAGCGATCCTGATCTCGGCCTCAATGATGAAGGCCGTACCTGGCTTGCGCGTGCCGAAGCGGTCTACCACCTGGCTGCGCGTTTCGACTTTGGGATGCCACTGGAGGCCACGCGCCGCGACAACGTGGAGGCATCGTCGCGTCTGGTGGAGCTCTTGGCCGGCAGCGCGCGCCTGCGGCGGCTGGTGCATCTGAGCGGCTACCGGACCGAAGGAAAGGAGGCGCGAGAGCTGGATGTGAATGACGCCCGTGCGCTCTCGCGCTTCTACCGGGCGCACGGCGCCTACGAGGGCTCCAAGGTGGAGGCCCACTACCGCGTCGCCGAGGTTGCTGCGAGGCATGATGTGCCGCTAACCCGCATCAGCCCTGCCTCTGTGATCGGTGACAGTCGCAGCGGTGAGACGACGCAAGAGCTCGGCCTGGCCGAGACCCTGCAGCGTTTGCACGCCCGCCAGCTACCGGTGCTTCCGGGCAACCGCGAGAGCTGGCTGCCGGTCATCGCTGTCGACACGCTCGCTGCACTGCTCGCCAGGGTGCCCGGCGACGCCGATTCACTCGGTGGACATGTGGTGGTCTTGGATGAGCGCACGCCAAGTCTGCGCGAGCTCATCGCGCTGGCCGCTCGCCATATGAATGTGCCCGCGCCTCGCTTTTCGGTGCCGGTGGGGATCGTGCGCTGCCTGCCGATGGCGCTCACCGGGGTGCACCCGGAGGCGCTGACCTTTGTGAGCAGCGATCGCTACGACGCGCGGCCCGTCACCGCGCTTGCGTCTCGAGTCGGCGTGAAATTGCCGGACATCGAGACGAGCCTGAAGCGATGGATCGACTTTCTGGTGGCGACAGACTTCGGGCAACGCGAGCCTGATGGGCGCGCGACGACACAGCGGGCGGCGTAAACGACCGAAACCCGATGCGAGGTTAGGGCGGAGACGTTAAGCTACCGCCAGCACACAGGAGCCTGCCAGGCTCCGACGAAGCCTGGGTGGCTCAGGCCACGACCTCGCGGTCCGGGGGGAGGGTGCCGCAAGCGTTGTCGGCCGGCTATCTTTCGTAGGATGCGTCTTGAGGCGCTACTTCTCGCGCTATGACTGGCGCTCAGGTTGGTCGTGATGGTCGAGTATCTCCCCCTTGTTCAGTCGATGGTTCACTACAGCCTGCATCTACTCGCGCCCGGGCTTATCGCCTGGATCTTCTTTCGGAAGCAGTGGAAGAAGGCGTGGCTGATCATGCTGGCGACGATGCTCGTCGACCTCGACCACCTCTTCGCGTGGCCAGATGTATTTGTGCCCGATCGGTGTGGGATCGGATTTCATCCGCTGCATTCGTATCCGGCGATCGCCGTGTATGCGGTGGGATGCTTCTTTCGCCCGCTGCGCATCGTCGCGGTCGGACTCCTCTTCCACATGGCACGGATTTTCAGGATTGCGTGTGGATGCGGTGTCTGGGTTCGATTTGAGGCTGGAGGACTCTGGATGAAAGGGGGGGGGGCGCATGCATCGGGGGCATGTACGTCATAACGCGCGCGTGAGCTGGCGTGGGTGTATGAGGCCAGCACCGACGTTTGCTATCGTGTCGTGGTACGCCAAACACATCCGGCTGGCACGACAGAAGAGTTCATCATGAGGAGAGCGTTTATGAACGCCCTGCGACACATCCTGCTGATCGTTTCCCTCTTGCTCTCGCCGGGGTGTGGAGGCGCGTTCACCTCCACGATTGTGCGAACCGACGGCGCCACGTTGGAGACCGTTCCGAGCTGCGTGACCCTGGGCGCCGACGGCATGCGCATGTTGCGTGGCACGGGTTTGGGAGATGGCATTGCGGCGAGCAACGTGGAGACGATTCGCAGCCACGCGGGGATGGAGTCGGTTGGGATTGGCACCACCGCGGTGGTCCTCGGAACGGCGTTGATGATCTGGTTTGCCTCCGACCAGCCCCGATCTGGGACGACGTGGAGACTTGCAACCGGGGGTGCGCTCGCTGGTCTCGGGCTGATCAACGCCATTGTGGGTGGGGTGATGTGGTCGCGATCCGCCAGCGCGCTCTCAAGCCTGTGTCATCCCCGCGCCACCATCCCTCGCTAGCGCCGACCTGCATCCGAGGGGAAGTTTCCATATCGGATCGGGTGGCATTCTCTTCCGGTCTTTCGGGGTGGAAACGCATGGTTGTGCGTGCTGAATGCAATTGAGTTGCAATTGTGTTTGTTGCAGTGCAGCGGTGATGCCAGAGATGCTCTCGCTGGCTTCTGAGTATGTTGACTCGAACCAGGTCCGGAATGACGTTGCGCCAGGGTGACGCGCCGGGGGCCGTGAACACGGGGAAGATCATATGCGTTTGGATTGGCTGATCATTGGCGGGGGGATTCATGGTGTGCATATCGCGGCGCGCTTACTCGGGGAGGCGAGGGTCTCGGCAGACGCGCTGCGGATCATCGATCCGGCCGATCGTCTCCTGATGCGCTGGCGGAGCTGCACCAGGATCACGGGGATGACCCATCTGCGCTCGCCGGTGGTGCATCACCTCGATCTGAATCCCAGGTCCT of the Lujinxingia sediminis genome contains:
- a CDS encoding Lnu(F)/Lnu(G) family lincosamide nucleotidyltransferase, with protein sequence MLQLTMIKRVHDLCSRDEGIVGALMFGSFAIDEGDAFSDIEFAIFIQDERFDTFPQHTWLQQIHPVAAYFIDDFGHHTALFENGVRGEFHFMRASEMSVVESWKGYAWFPSLDAAVVLDRSGELSRYASVLVGGPPERGGAAEVERLMLNLTNLMLFGANVLNRGEFARAWALLSRAHEYLLKLIRLSEGTTAHWPTPSRALESDLSPATYERYVTCTAGAQPDELFSAYRASWTWFKELAQEPKKTLNITIPPSIAQKVDELLSQAYSSPSGAASGG
- a CDS encoding TetR/AcrR family transcriptional regulator; the protein is MSKGEETRERMITTATRLFQAQGYAATGLKQILSESGTPRGSLYFHFPDGKEELAVEVVARHGEDFAQTLEEVMNASPDAVTSARQIVDLLARECEATACQTGCPVGAIAFEMANTSERLRKATREVFERWSGILARRLSADGISPDDARQRARAAICAIEGALVLTRAYGDASILHDLRERLPALLSD
- a CDS encoding SDR family oxidoreductase — its product is MMTGLHFDIVLVTGATGFIGRWLLLELTANGVEVCALIRNPEARLPELRAWVNARGGDGAKLHAAAFDLSDPDLGLNDEGRTWLARAEAVYHLAARFDFGMPLEATRRDNVEASSRLVELLAGSARLRRLVHLSGYRTEGKEARELDVNDARALSRFYRAHGAYEGSKVEAHYRVAEVAARHDVPLTRISPASVIGDSRSGETTQELGLAETLQRLHARQLPVLPGNRESWLPVIAVDTLAALLARVPGDADSLGGHVVVLDERTPSLRELIALAARHMNVPAPRFSVPVGIVRCLPMALTGVHPEALTFVSSDRYDARPVTALASRVGVKLPDIETSLKRWIDFLVATDFGQREPDGRATTQRAA
- a CDS encoding DUF6122 family protein, whose product is MVEYLPLVQSMVHYSLHLLAPGLIAWIFFRKQWKKAWLIMLATMLVDLDHLFAWPDVFVPDRCGIGFHPLHSYPAIAVYAVGCFFRPLRIVAVGLLFHMARIFRIACGCGVWVRFEAGGLWMKGGGAHASGACTS